CCGGGATTTGCCGCCGGGGTGGCTTTTTCCTATCTTTGCCGAAGAACATTTTTCCGAACATGATCGAACAAATCATATCCCGACGACTGCAAATTCCGCTGCACCAAGTGCAGGGGACCGTGCGTCTGCTCCGCGAAGGGGCGACGATACCCTTTATCAGCCGCTACCGCAAGGAAGCGACCGGCTCGCTCGACGAGGTGCAGGTCGCCTCCGTCAAGGAGTGGCTCGACCGGCTCACCGAACTCGAAACCCGCAAGCAGACGGTGCTCACGACCATCGAGGGGCAGGGCAGGCTGACCCCGGAACTCCGCCGGCGCATCGCGGAGTGCTGGGATGCGGTGGAGCTGGAGGACATTTACCTGCCCTACAAACCCAAACGCCGCACGCGGGCCACCGTGGCGCGCGAACGGGGCCTGGAGCCGCTGGCCGAAATCATCCTGGCGCAGCAGTCCCGCAACGTCGTGCAGCAGGCCCGGCGGTTCGTTTCGGCCGAAGTGCCGACCCCGGAGGAGGCCCTCGCCGGGGCGTGCGACATCGTCGCCGAACGTATCTCGGAAGACGAGCGCGCCCGCAATACGCTGCGCCGCACATTCGCCCGCGAAGGCATCGTCCATTCGAAACTCGTCAAAGGCAAAGAGACGGAAGGGGCGAAATACGCCGACTATTTCGACGCCGCGACGCCCCTGCGCAGCATCTCGTCGCACCGCTTCCTGGCCATGCGCCGCGGCGAGGAGGAGGGCATTCTGAAAATCGCGGTCGACGTGGATGCCGAACATTGCATCGAAAGTCTCCGCCGACTGTTCGTACGGCCCGGCTCGGCGACGCGCGAATGGATGGAAGCGGCCGTGGCCGACTCGTTCAAACGCCTGATACGCCCCTCGATCGAGACCGAACAGCTCGCGGCGGCCAAGGAGAAGGCCGACGACGAGGCGATCCGGGTTTTCGCCGAGAACCTGCGCCAACTGCTGCTCTCCTCGCCGCTGGGGCAGAAGCGCGTCGTGGCCATCGACCCGGGATTCCGCACGGGATGCAAGGTCGTGGCGCTCGACGCGCAGGGCAACCTGCTGCACAACACGACCGTCTACCCCCATCCGCCGCAGGGCCGGGCGGCCGAAGCGGCCGAGGCGCTGAAATCGCTGGCCGCCAGGTACAAGGCCGAGGCGTTCGCCATCGGGGACGGCACGGCGGGCCGCGAGACCGAACAGCTGGTCCGCAGACTGGGGCTGGAAGGCGTGGAGGTATTCATGGTGAGCGAGGACGGCGCGTCGGTCTACTCGGCGTCGGCCGCGGCGCGCGAGGAGTTCCCGGACTACGACGTGACGGTGCGCGGGGCCGTGAGCATCGGACGCCGCCTGATCGACCCGCTCTCAGAGCTGGTCAAGATCGACCCCAAGTCGATCGGCGTGGGGCAGTACCAGCACAGCGTCGACCCGGCGAAGCTCAAGGCGCGGCTCCGGACGGTCGTCGAAAGCTGCGTCAACCGCGTCGGCGTCAATATCAACACCGCCTCGAAACACATCCTGACCTACATATCGGGGCTGGGACCCGTGCTGGCGCAAAACATAGTAGCCTACCGTGCGGCGAACGGGGAGTTCAAAAGCCGCAGGGCGCTGCTCAAAGTGCCGCGGCTGGGAGCCAAGGCTTTCGAGCAGGCGGCCGGGTTCCTGCGGGTCGTTGGAGGCGCGAATCCGCTGGACAACAGCGCCGTGCACCCGGAATCGTACGCCGTCGTCGAGCGGATGGCCGCCGACGCGGGCGTGACGGTCGAACGCCTGCTGGCCGACAAACAGCTGCGCAGCGGTCTCAAGGCCGAACGATACGTGAGCGGAGAAACGGGGCTGCCGACCGTGACGGACATACTCGAGGCGCTCGACAAACGGGGGCTTGATCCGCGCGAACAGTTGCAGGTCTTCGCATTCGACCCCAACGTGCACACGATCGGCGACCTGCGCGAGGGAATGCTTCTGCCGGGCATCGTCACCAACATCACGGCCTTCGGGGCTTTCGTCGACATCGGCGTCAAACAGGACGGGCTGGTGCACATCTCGCAGCTGGCCGACCGCTACGTGGCTTCGCCGGCCGACGTGGTGCATCTGGGACAGCACGTCGAAGTGCGGGTGACGGGCGTGGACACCGTTCGCGGACGCATTGCGCTCTCGATGCGCCGCGAAGCATAAAAGACCGGATCAAGCGAGGCCCTGCAACGGCCATCCTGGTCGAAAAATGGCCTTTTAAGGTCGAATATTGTCCGCCCGGTCCGTAAAACATCGCTACCTTTGGGTATTCAAACCATTAACCCATTTGTCCGATGAGAAAAAACAACCTGCTCATTACCTCGTCGTGCCTGCTGGGGGCACTGGCCTCGTGCTACGGGGCCTTCGGAAAGAACCCGCGACCATCGGCAAATGGCATCTGGGGTGGGATTTGACATACAAGGAAGGCAAGGCGAAAACCGTCGACAACATCGACTTCACGAAGCGCGTGGCCAACGGTCCCACCGATCGGGGATTCGACTATTTCTACGGGCTGACCT
This Alistipes shahii WAL 8301 DNA region includes the following protein-coding sequences:
- a CDS encoding Tex family protein, with translation MIEQIISRRLQIPLHQVQGTVRLLREGATIPFISRYRKEATGSLDEVQVASVKEWLDRLTELETRKQTVLTTIEGQGRLTPELRRRIAECWDAVELEDIYLPYKPKRRTRATVARERGLEPLAEIILAQQSRNVVQQARRFVSAEVPTPEEALAGACDIVAERISEDERARNTLRRTFAREGIVHSKLVKGKETEGAKYADYFDAATPLRSISSHRFLAMRRGEEEGILKIAVDVDAEHCIESLRRLFVRPGSATREWMEAAVADSFKRLIRPSIETEQLAAAKEKADDEAIRVFAENLRQLLLSSPLGQKRVVAIDPGFRTGCKVVALDAQGNLLHNTTVYPHPPQGRAAEAAEALKSLAARYKAEAFAIGDGTAGRETEQLVRRLGLEGVEVFMVSEDGASVYSASAAAREEFPDYDVTVRGAVSIGRRLIDPLSELVKIDPKSIGVGQYQHSVDPAKLKARLRTVVESCVNRVGVNINTASKHILTYISGLGPVLAQNIVAYRAANGEFKSRRALLKVPRLGAKAFEQAAGFLRVVGGANPLDNSAVHPESYAVVERMAADAGVTVERLLADKQLRSGLKAERYVSGETGLPTVTDILEALDKRGLDPREQLQVFAFDPNVHTIGDLREGMLLPGIVTNITAFGAFVDIGVKQDGLVHISQLADRYVASPADVVHLGQHVEVRVTGVDTVRGRIALSMRREA